In a genomic window of Pantoea agglomerans:
- a CDS encoding amidohydrolase: protein MSTFDSQLIAWRRELHTWPELSGQEEATTARLRAWLQAADIALLDYPLKTGLVAEIGQGESLIALRADIDALPVHEASGLPFHSRHPGVMHACGHDVHSAVMLGAALQLKQYEAQLNGRVRILFQPAEEIAAGARQLIDAGVLEGVQAIFGMHNEPGLPTGVFATRGGAFYANADKFIIRVSGKGAHAAHPEAGVDTIVAASQIIQGLQSLTSRSFNTLDSLVLSITRIDAGKTWNVLPGSVEFGGTARTHDPDVRAGLEARVRTLVSHFAEAAGAQATLSWHAGPPVLVNDPEWARFSSEIAAQAGYRVQTANLHLGGEDFAFYLQKLPGAFVSIGSASPFGLHHSAFNPDEALIAPAARYFAQLAQQALQRLNARCCDAILT, encoded by the coding sequence ATGAGCACATTTGATTCCCAGCTGATCGCCTGGCGTCGCGAGCTGCATACCTGGCCAGAGCTCTCCGGCCAGGAAGAGGCGACCACCGCGCGCCTGCGCGCCTGGCTACAGGCGGCGGATATAGCCCTGCTGGACTATCCGCTGAAAACCGGGCTGGTGGCGGAGATCGGCCAGGGTGAATCGCTGATTGCGCTGCGCGCCGATATCGACGCGCTGCCGGTGCATGAAGCGAGCGGGCTGCCCTTTCATTCGCGTCATCCCGGCGTGATGCACGCCTGCGGCCACGACGTCCACAGCGCGGTGATGCTGGGCGCGGCGCTGCAGCTTAAGCAGTACGAGGCGCAGCTTAACGGCCGCGTACGTATCCTGTTTCAGCCGGCAGAAGAGATCGCCGCCGGTGCGCGCCAGCTTATCGACGCCGGGGTGCTGGAGGGCGTACAGGCAATCTTCGGCATGCACAACGAGCCGGGCCTGCCGACCGGGGTGTTCGCCACGCGCGGCGGCGCGTTCTACGCCAACGCCGACAAATTTATTATCCGCGTCAGCGGAAAAGGGGCGCATGCGGCGCATCCCGAAGCGGGCGTCGATACCATTGTCGCCGCCAGCCAGATTATTCAGGGGCTGCAAAGCCTCACCAGCCGCAGCTTCAACACCCTCGACAGCCTGGTGCTGAGTATTACGCGCATCGACGCGGGCAAAACCTGGAACGTGCTGCCCGGCAGCGTCGAGTTCGGCGGCACCGCGCGCACCCACGATCCTGACGTGCGCGCCGGGCTGGAGGCGCGCGTGCGGACGCTGGTGAGCCATTTCGCCGAGGCGGCGGGCGCGCAGGCGACCCTGAGCTGGCACGCCGGCCCGCCGGTGCTGGTGAACGATCCTGAATGGGCGCGCTTTTCCAGCGAGATTGCCGCGCAGGCGGGGTACCGCGTGCAGACGGCCAATTTGCATCTCGGCGGCGAAGATTTCGCCTTCTACCTGCAAAAACTGCCTGGCGCATTCGTCAGTATCGGCAGCGCCAGCCCGTTTGGCCTCCATCACTCCGCTTTCAATCCCGACGAGGCGCTGATTGCGCCCGCCGCCCGCTACTTCGCCCAGCTGGCGCAGCAGGCGCTGCAACGGCTCAACGCGCGATGTTGCGACGCCATCCTGACCTGA
- a CDS encoding MsnO8 family LLM class oxidoreductase, producing MSYRLSLLDKSPVLADEPASSALQRTLQLAQQAERWGYHRFWLAEHHNTAQLASPSPEVLIAWIIAQTQHIRVGSGGVMLQHYSPYKVAENFNLLASLAPGRIDLGVGKAPGGLPLSTRALQAGVDARGKGSFAEQLKQLGQWLDAPQQRDAGDEETLHATPLPPRPANRFLLGASEESATLAAQQGWQLVFAAHLNGDRQLMENTLGTYHRLSGQRALVAVQVVVADSPAEADLLVNGLRHFHVKVNGGQGVNVVSLEQAERYVRQGGFTDYVIEPRTPSLLKGTAAQVHAQLDALQQHYGVDEFVIDTPIAEPKARFRSLELLATHHLVAA from the coding sequence ATGTCATATCGTCTGAGTTTGTTGGATAAATCGCCGGTGCTCGCGGATGAGCCGGCCAGCAGCGCGCTACAGCGCACCTTGCAGCTGGCTCAACAGGCGGAACGCTGGGGCTATCACCGTTTCTGGCTGGCCGAGCACCACAACACCGCGCAGCTGGCGAGTCCGTCGCCAGAGGTGCTCATCGCCTGGATTATTGCGCAGACGCAGCATATTCGCGTCGGCTCTGGCGGCGTGATGCTGCAACACTACAGCCCCTATAAAGTAGCGGAAAACTTCAACCTGCTGGCGTCGCTGGCGCCGGGCCGCATCGACCTGGGCGTGGGTAAAGCGCCGGGCGGGCTGCCGCTATCGACCCGCGCGCTGCAGGCGGGCGTGGATGCGCGGGGTAAGGGCAGCTTCGCCGAACAGCTGAAGCAGCTTGGCCAGTGGCTCGATGCGCCCCAGCAGCGTGACGCCGGGGATGAAGAGACCCTGCACGCCACGCCGCTGCCGCCGCGTCCGGCTAATCGTTTTCTGCTGGGCGCCAGCGAAGAGAGCGCCACCCTTGCCGCGCAGCAGGGCTGGCAGCTGGTATTCGCCGCCCATCTCAACGGCGACCGCCAGCTGATGGAGAACACCCTCGGCACCTACCATCGTCTTAGCGGCCAGCGCGCGCTGGTCGCGGTGCAGGTGGTGGTGGCCGACTCCCCGGCCGAGGCGGATCTGCTGGTCAACGGCCTGCGCCACTTCCACGTGAAGGTTAACGGCGGCCAGGGCGTCAACGTCGTCAGCCTTGAGCAGGCCGAACGCTATGTGCGTCAGGGCGGCTTTACCGACTATGTTATCGAGCCGCGCACGCCGTCGCTGCTGAAAGGCACCGCCGCGCAGGTCCATGCCCAGCTGGATGCGCTGCAGCAGCACTATGGCGTCGACGAATTTGTTATCGACACGCCAATCGCCGAGCCGAAAGCGCGCTTCCGCTCGCTGGAGTTGCTGGCGACGCACCATCTGGTCGCAGCCTGA
- a CDS encoding TIGR04028 family ABC transporter substrate-binding protein, with the protein MTRFTFSPLPRALAFALLAGSIPVHAAETPVKGGTLIYLEQQAHTNLYPPAGGFYPNGGILNQITDKLTWQNPQTLQVEPWIAESWSSNADKTEYTFKLRPGVTFSDGTPLDASAVAKNFDTYGLGNKAQRLPVSEVINNYDHSEVIDPLTVKFYFKKPSPGFLQGTATIGSGLVSLSTLARNFDQLGDARHIIGSGPFVVSDEKLGREVDLIARKGYQWGPKNGQQQGPANLDGIKIIVTPEDSVRIGALLAGQADIIRQVQAYDEKQAKDQQFPLYAAPTRGVNDSISFRPDNPLVSDLRVRQALLHATNAKQVVDTLFSPNYPQAKSVIATSAAGFVDLSDKLTFNPEQAKKLLDEAGWKAGADGIRVRDGKPLALTIYESLPQPQNKEVLQLIAQQWRQVGVALTVKAGDAGSKTLDSLDPLKTPLTVSEVGRADPDVIKSQFYPSNRDALLQKGGSSDKVQRFRDDRLNTLLLAISAEVDPAKRLQLAGDAQRYLLDNAYVIPIFEEPQVFAGAPWLKGVRFEAVGRPAFYGAWLEKH; encoded by the coding sequence ATGACGCGTTTTACTTTTTCGCCACTGCCGCGCGCGCTGGCATTTGCACTGCTTGCAGGGAGTATCCCGGTTCACGCGGCGGAGACGCCGGTGAAAGGCGGCACGCTGATCTATCTTGAGCAGCAGGCGCACACCAATCTTTACCCGCCGGCAGGCGGCTTCTATCCCAATGGCGGCATTCTGAACCAGATCACCGACAAGCTCACCTGGCAGAATCCGCAAACGCTGCAGGTCGAGCCCTGGATCGCCGAAAGCTGGAGCAGCAATGCGGATAAAACCGAATACACCTTTAAACTTCGTCCCGGCGTCACCTTCTCTGACGGCACGCCGCTCGATGCCAGCGCGGTCGCAAAAAACTTCGACACCTACGGCCTGGGTAATAAAGCGCAGCGCCTGCCGGTTTCTGAAGTGATTAATAACTACGACCACAGCGAAGTGATCGATCCGCTGACGGTGAAGTTCTATTTTAAAAAGCCCTCGCCCGGTTTTTTACAGGGCACCGCCACCATCGGCTCTGGTCTGGTATCGCTCAGCACCCTGGCGCGTAATTTCGATCAGCTCGGCGACGCGCGGCATATTATCGGCTCCGGCCCCTTTGTGGTCAGCGATGAAAAACTGGGCCGCGAGGTCGATCTTATCGCGCGCAAAGGCTATCAGTGGGGGCCGAAAAATGGCCAGCAGCAGGGGCCAGCCAATCTAGACGGCATCAAAATTATCGTCACGCCGGAAGACAGCGTGCGCATCGGCGCGCTGCTGGCGGGCCAGGCGGACATCATCCGCCAGGTGCAGGCCTATGACGAGAAGCAGGCAAAAGATCAGCAGTTTCCGCTTTACGCGGCGCCCACGCGCGGCGTGAACGACAGCATCAGCTTCCGTCCCGATAACCCGCTGGTAAGCGACCTGCGCGTGCGTCAGGCGCTGCTGCACGCCACGAACGCGAAGCAGGTGGTTGATACCCTCTTCTCACCCAACTATCCGCAGGCTAAATCGGTGATCGCCACCAGCGCGGCGGGCTTTGTCGATCTCAGCGACAAACTGACCTTCAACCCGGAACAGGCGAAAAAACTGCTGGACGAGGCGGGCTGGAAAGCGGGCGCAGACGGCATCCGCGTCAGAGACGGCAAGCCGCTGGCGCTGACCATCTATGAATCCCTGCCGCAGCCGCAGAACAAAGAGGTGCTGCAGCTGATCGCCCAGCAGTGGCGTCAGGTCGGCGTAGCGCTGACGGTTAAGGCGGGCGACGCGGGCAGTAAAACCCTCGACAGCCTGGATCCGCTGAAGACGCCGCTCACCGTCTCGGAAGTGGGCCGCGCCGATCCCGACGTCATCAAGAGCCAGTTCTACCCCAGCAACCGCGACGCGCTGCTGCAAAAAGGCGGCTCCAGCGACAAAGTGCAGCGCTTCCGCGACGACAGGCTGAACACCCTGCTGCTGGCCATTTCCGCCGAGGTCGATCCGGCGAAGCGCCTGCAGCTGGCGGGCGACGCGCAGCGCTATCTGCTGGATAACGCCTACGTTATTCCCATCTTCGAAGAGCCGCAGGTGTTTGCCGGGGCGCCCTGGCTGAAAGGCGTGCGCTTTGAAGCGGTGGGTCGCCCGGCGTTCTACGGCGCCTGGCTGGAAAAACATTAA
- a CDS encoding ABC transporter permease, protein MRHYLLQRLGSGLLVLWAAFTLSFVLLQVLPGDAVLIKFQNPDLGLSPQQIAEMRLAYGADSPLWQQYLHTLLAMLRGDFGFSVQAGVPVSAQIADNLPGTLRLALCGFLLATLIAFALAALSRQPALRGLRSLLQSVPALFISVPTFWLGIALIQIFSFQLRWIPVINPSPWQGLLLPIVTVAVPISAPLAQILLRSIDEVSTQPFVAVVRAKGASESRVLWRHLLRNAMLPVLTIAGLLLGELIAGALVTETVFGLGGLGQLTQQAVNNQDVAVLQAVVMISALGFVAINLLVDLLMPLFDPRLQRVAGGAL, encoded by the coding sequence ATGCGACACTATTTGCTGCAACGGCTGGGTAGCGGTCTGCTGGTGCTCTGGGCCGCCTTTACCCTCTCCTTTGTGCTGCTGCAGGTGCTGCCCGGCGACGCGGTGCTGATTAAGTTTCAGAACCCGGACTTAGGGCTTAGCCCGCAGCAAATAGCGGAGATGCGGCTCGCCTACGGCGCGGACAGTCCGCTGTGGCAGCAGTATTTGCATACGCTGTTGGCCATGCTGCGCGGTGACTTCGGTTTTTCGGTGCAGGCGGGCGTGCCGGTGAGCGCGCAGATCGCCGATAACCTGCCGGGGACGCTGCGCCTGGCGCTGTGCGGTTTTCTGCTGGCGACGCTGATCGCCTTCGCGCTGGCGGCGCTGTCGCGTCAGCCCGCGCTGCGCGGCCTGCGTTCGCTGCTGCAGTCGGTGCCCGCGCTGTTTATCTCTGTTCCGACCTTCTGGCTCGGCATTGCGCTGATCCAGATCTTCTCTTTCCAGCTGCGCTGGATTCCGGTGATCAATCCCTCGCCCTGGCAGGGACTGCTGCTGCCGATCGTCACGGTCGCGGTGCCCATCTCTGCCCCGCTGGCGCAGATCCTGCTGCGCAGCATCGATGAGGTCTCGACGCAGCCCTTTGTCGCGGTGGTGCGCGCCAAAGGCGCCAGCGAAAGCCGCGTGCTGTGGCGTCACCTGCTGCGCAACGCCATGCTGCCGGTGCTGACCATCGCCGGGCTGCTGCTGGGCGAGCTGATCGCCGGCGCGCTGGTCACCGAAACGGTGTTCGGCCTCGGCGGCCTCGGCCAGCTGACGCAGCAGGCGGTAAACAATCAGGATGTTGCGGTGCTGCAGGCGGTGGTGATGATCTCCGCCCTCGGCTTTGTGGCGATTAACCTGCTGGTCGATCTGCTGATGCCGCTGTTCGATCCGCGCCTGCAGCGCGTTGCCGGAGGTGCCCTGTGA
- a CDS encoding ABC transporter permease, producing MSLVDYASARRAFNGRRTLRVQPGLWLAWLVIIVAVVAAIAPALFTNYSATDGIAGAQRLPPQAGHWLGTDQLGRDLWARMVYGASASLSAALIAVTMGLTAGSALGVLAGASGGKTERLIMRAVDVLLAIPSLLLALSLLILLGFGTLHAALAVGIASIASFARLARGEVVRIRHSDYVEAAFGSGGTFFAVLRRHILPNALTPLIAFAALQFGQAILALSTLSFLGYGTPPPAPEWGLLIAEGRNYLSTAWWLTTFPGLLVSAVVLAANRISIQIAGGRR from the coding sequence GTGAGCCTGGTTGACTACGCCTCCGCGCGCCGCGCCTTTAACGGCCGCCGGACGCTGCGCGTGCAGCCAGGCTTATGGCTGGCCTGGCTGGTGATAATAGTGGCGGTGGTGGCCGCCATCGCGCCCGCGCTCTTTACCAACTATAGCGCCACCGACGGTATCGCCGGGGCGCAGCGTCTGCCGCCGCAGGCGGGACACTGGCTCGGCACCGATCAGCTGGGACGCGATCTCTGGGCGCGTATGGTCTACGGCGCCTCGGCGTCGCTCTCCGCTGCGCTGATCGCCGTTACGATGGGCCTGACGGCAGGCAGCGCGCTCGGCGTACTGGCGGGGGCCAGCGGCGGCAAAACCGAGAGGCTGATTATGCGCGCCGTCGACGTACTGCTCGCCATCCCTTCTCTGCTGCTGGCGCTGAGCCTGTTGATCCTGCTCGGCTTCGGCACGCTGCACGCCGCGCTGGCGGTGGGTATCGCCTCAATCGCCAGCTTCGCCCGCCTGGCGCGCGGTGAAGTAGTGCGCATTCGCCACAGCGACTACGTCGAGGCGGCCTTCGGCAGCGGCGGCACCTTTTTCGCCGTGCTGCGCCGCCATATTTTGCCCAACGCGCTGACGCCGCTGATTGCCTTCGCCGCGCTGCAGTTCGGCCAGGCGATCCTTGCGCTTTCGACCCTCAGCTTTCTCGGCTACGGCACGCCGCCGCCCGCCCCGGAATGGGGGCTGCTGATTGCCGAAGGGCGCAACTATCTCTCTACCGCATGGTGGCTCACCACCTTTCCCGGCCTGCTGGTGAGCGCCGTGGTGCTGGCCGCCAATCGCATCAGCATTCAGATTGCAGGAGGTCGCCGATGA
- a CDS encoding putative FMN-dependent luciferase-like monooxygenase, producing MKRRIGFFTRLLDKAPAQQRYRLATEQIQHAERLGFDSAWIAQHHFHEAEGGLPAPLVFLAHVAAHTRTIRLGTAIITLPMENALRVAEDAAVLDLLTEGRLEIGLGSGGTPDSFLPFGLTFDQRAAAFADNLHQLIGAWRGESLAHPDNRLYPAAPQLAQRVWIATFSAEGAARAGAAGHGLMLSRTQPRPAEDPARPLDAIQNPIIDAYLDALPAGVAPRILASRTAFVADSAAAARRIAEPGIRQQAQQYRAAGHQLRGESLDDLFAQFDAHVGDAVTVRASLAQDSVLSRVTDISFQVHSVEPSPAETLRSIELIAEQIAPWLRTLTSQETL from the coding sequence ATGAAGCGACGCATTGGCTTTTTCACCCGACTGCTGGATAAGGCGCCTGCGCAGCAGCGCTATCGCCTGGCAACCGAACAGATTCAGCATGCCGAACGGCTCGGCTTCGACAGCGCCTGGATCGCCCAGCACCACTTTCACGAAGCGGAAGGCGGCCTGCCTGCGCCGCTGGTGTTTCTGGCGCACGTCGCCGCGCATACCCGCACCATTCGCCTCGGCACGGCGATCATCACCCTGCCGATGGAGAACGCCTTGCGCGTGGCGGAAGATGCCGCGGTGCTGGATCTGCTGACTGAGGGACGACTGGAGATAGGTCTCGGTTCCGGCGGCACCCCAGACTCTTTTTTGCCGTTTGGTCTCACTTTCGACCAGCGCGCCGCCGCCTTCGCCGATAACCTACATCAGCTGATCGGTGCCTGGCGCGGCGAGTCGCTGGCGCATCCCGATAACCGTCTCTATCCCGCCGCCCCGCAGCTGGCGCAGCGCGTCTGGATCGCCACCTTCTCCGCCGAGGGGGCGGCGCGCGCCGGAGCGGCTGGACATGGGCTGATGCTGTCACGCACCCAGCCGCGCCCGGCTGAGGATCCTGCACGGCCGCTTGACGCCATTCAGAACCCGATTATCGACGCCTATCTCGACGCGCTGCCTGCGGGTGTTGCGCCGCGCATCCTCGCCTCGCGCACCGCCTTTGTCGCCGATTCGGCGGCCGCTGCGCGCCGCATCGCCGAACCGGGCATTCGCCAGCAGGCGCAGCAGTATCGCGCCGCTGGTCACCAGCTGCGCGGCGAGTCGCTGGACGATCTTTTTGCCCAGTTCGATGCCCATGTCGGTGACGCTGTCACGGTGCGCGCCTCGCTGGCGCAGGACAGCGTGCTGTCGCGCGTTACCGACATCTCTTTCCAGGTTCATTCCGTCGAGCCGTCGCCCGCCGAGACGCTGCGCTCTATTGAACTTATCGCCGAACAGATTGCGCCCTGGCTGCGCACGCTTACCTCTCAGGAGACCCTATGA
- a CDS encoding alkylhydroperoxidase domain protein yields MTQPNDLLAQLADIDPASALAQARATRDAATRHAQGSYEVLFSQQENDFPLAERVALAAQVAEWHGAEKLGAHYAAHPAFQPLGDAARHQQARAFAQRLTFEPVAAAPEHIEALRNAGWSERGVVTLAQLVGFISFQSRLLAGLRLLQGEERDGAAHPAVAGRWHTAGQTASGQTALTAFTQAELGWEPWLAAKPLAEFNADEQALLARFGHSDSDYFRLLARNQPVLEQRTLTDKGIFYTAGGLPRAERELAATVASKINGCIYCASVHARKTSQLAKDNDAVQKLLNVAPGAILSHGQSPRWAAEIAFAASLSVTPPAASLNQLQALRDQGLDTLALLDLIQSTAFFAWANRLMLTLGEPFLPSDAQG; encoded by the coding sequence ATGACCCAACCCAACGATCTACTGGCGCAGCTGGCCGATATCGATCCCGCCAGCGCGCTGGCGCAGGCGCGCGCCACGCGTGACGCCGCTACCCGCCACGCGCAGGGCAGCTACGAGGTGCTGTTCAGCCAGCAGGAAAACGATTTTCCACTGGCCGAGCGGGTGGCGCTGGCGGCGCAGGTCGCCGAATGGCACGGTGCCGAAAAGCTGGGCGCGCACTATGCCGCCCATCCGGCATTTCAGCCGCTGGGGGACGCCGCACGTCATCAGCAGGCGCGCGCTTTTGCTCAGCGCCTGACCTTTGAGCCGGTCGCCGCCGCGCCTGAGCATATTGAGGCGTTGCGTAACGCGGGCTGGAGCGAGCGCGGCGTGGTGACGCTGGCGCAGCTGGTGGGCTTTATCAGCTTTCAGAGCCGGCTGCTGGCCGGCCTGCGCCTGCTGCAGGGCGAAGAGCGAGACGGTGCGGCGCACCCCGCGGTGGCGGGCCGCTGGCATACCGCCGGGCAGACCGCCAGCGGTCAGACCGCGCTTACCGCCTTCACCCAGGCAGAACTCGGCTGGGAACCCTGGCTGGCGGCGAAGCCGCTGGCGGAATTCAACGCCGACGAGCAGGCGCTTCTGGCACGCTTCGGCCACAGCGATTCCGACTATTTCCGCCTGCTGGCGCGCAATCAGCCGGTGCTGGAGCAGCGCACCCTGACGGACAAAGGCATTTTTTACACCGCCGGCGGCCTGCCGCGCGCCGAACGCGAGCTGGCGGCCACGGTGGCGAGCAAGATCAACGGCTGCATCTACTGCGCCTCGGTACACGCGCGCAAAACGTCGCAGCTGGCGAAAGATAACGACGCGGTGCAGAAGCTGCTTAACGTCGCGCCCGGCGCGATACTGTCGCACGGTCAGTCGCCGCGCTGGGCCGCCGAGATCGCTTTCGCCGCCTCGCTCTCCGTCACGCCGCCTGCGGCCAGCCTGAACCAGCTTCAGGCGCTGCGTGACCAGGGGCTCGACACGCTGGCGCTGCTCGACCTGATCCAGTCAACCGCCTTTTTTGCCTGGGCGAACCGCCTGATGCTGACCCTCGGCGAGCCCTTTCTGCCCTCTGACGCACAAGGATAA
- a CDS encoding amidohydrolase — MLLSDQLIAWRRELHQHPELSNHEFHTTERITGWLRQGAVRLLPLPLKTGVVAEIGHGDPLIALRADIDALPIDEAVDHAWKSQQPGVMHACGHDLHTSVMLGVAHRLRQQEQQLPGRVRILFQPAEETFDGAQQLIDAGALEGVQAIFGMHNAPDLPLGTLRTRGGAYYANVDRFIIRIRGKGAHAARPHEGIDSIVIGSHIVTALQTLPSRVFSSLEAVVLSVTRFTAGNSWNVLPQSVELEGTVRTHNDAIREVIPQRMRQLIGSIAAAFGAEAELEWIAGPPALVNTPAWADFALELAQAHGFRSERGTPQMGGEDFAFYLHHVPGAFVSIGSASAFGLHHPGFDPDEGMLAPAVDYFTQLAPRALDMLASA; from the coding sequence ATGTTGTTATCTGACCAACTGATCGCCTGGCGGCGCGAGCTGCATCAGCACCCCGAGCTGTCGAATCATGAGTTTCACACCACCGAACGCATCACAGGCTGGCTGCGTCAGGGCGCTGTTCGTCTGCTGCCGCTGCCGCTGAAAACCGGCGTGGTGGCGGAGATTGGCCACGGCGACCCCTTAATCGCGCTGCGCGCCGATATCGACGCCCTGCCGATTGACGAAGCCGTCGACCATGCCTGGAAGTCGCAGCAGCCTGGCGTCATGCACGCCTGCGGGCACGACCTGCATACCTCGGTGATGCTCGGCGTGGCGCACCGCCTGCGTCAGCAGGAGCAGCAGCTACCTGGCCGGGTGCGCATTCTGTTTCAGCCGGCGGAAGAGACCTTTGACGGCGCGCAGCAGCTGATTGATGCCGGCGCGCTGGAGGGCGTGCAGGCGATTTTCGGCATGCATAACGCGCCGGATCTGCCGCTCGGCACGCTGCGCACGCGCGGCGGCGCCTACTACGCCAACGTTGATCGCTTTATCATCCGTATCCGCGGTAAAGGCGCGCACGCCGCACGGCCGCATGAAGGCATCGATTCAATTGTGATCGGCAGCCATATCGTCACCGCGTTGCAGACCCTGCCGAGCCGCGTCTTCAGCTCGCTGGAGGCGGTGGTGTTGAGCGTGACGCGCTTTACCGCAGGCAACAGCTGGAACGTGCTGCCGCAGAGCGTCGAGCTGGAAGGCACGGTGCGCACCCATAACGACGCCATTCGCGAGGTGATCCCCCAGCGGATGCGCCAGCTGATCGGCAGCATCGCCGCCGCTTTCGGCGCGGAAGCGGAGCTGGAGTGGATCGCCGGGCCGCCCGCGCTGGTCAATACGCCCGCCTGGGCCGACTTTGCGCTGGAGCTGGCGCAGGCGCACGGCTTTCGTAGCGAGCGTGGCACGCCGCAGATGGGCGGCGAAGACTTTGCGTTCTACCTGCACCATGTGCCGGGCGCCTTTGTCAGCATCGGCAGCGCCAGCGCGTTCGGACTGCATCATCCGGGATTCGATCCCGATGAAGGCATGCTCGCACCGGCAGTGGATTACTTCACTCAGCTTGCGCCGCGCGCCCTGGATATGCTGGCCAGCGCATGA
- a CDS encoding VOC family protein gives MTIPVPVPVLDHVVINVADRLDEASALYRRLGFQLSERGHHTLGSSNHLAVFGENYLELLGYEPGRGDRRKDLWQAPTGLTGLVWKTQDAESAWLHLQRQDLDGDAPAAFHRPVTLPDGEASEAHFRTVRLRPTLIPNGRSFFCQHDTPHAVWQAAWQTHPNGVRDISEFVIVAQDPALSAQVYSHLFGADRILACQDGAFVLKAGEAKVRFASAAYAQTRFGSLPADYDGSARMSALSFRSDDLAKVKASLLLGDIPFREEPEAIVVAAEQGFNVALRFHL, from the coding sequence ATGACGATTCCCGTTCCCGTACCGGTGCTGGATCATGTGGTGATTAACGTGGCGGATCGGCTGGATGAGGCGAGCGCGCTCTACCGGCGACTCGGCTTTCAGCTCAGCGAGCGCGGCCATCACACGCTCGGCTCCAGCAACCATCTGGCGGTTTTTGGCGAAAACTACCTTGAGCTGCTGGGCTACGAGCCGGGACGCGGCGATCGGCGCAAAGATCTGTGGCAGGCCCCTACTGGCCTGACCGGTCTGGTGTGGAAAACCCAGGATGCAGAGAGCGCCTGGCTGCATCTGCAGCGTCAGGATCTGGACGGCGACGCGCCCGCCGCGTTTCACCGGCCGGTAACGCTGCCGGACGGCGAAGCGAGCGAGGCGCACTTCCGCACCGTGCGGCTTCGCCCGACGCTGATCCCCAACGGCCGCAGCTTCTTCTGCCAGCACGACACGCCGCATGCGGTGTGGCAGGCCGCCTGGCAGACCCATCCCAACGGCGTGCGTGATATCAGCGAGTTTGTCATCGTGGCGCAGGATCCGGCGCTCTCCGCCCAGGTTTACAGCCATCTGTTCGGCGCGGATCGCATTCTCGCCTGCCAGGACGGTGCCTTTGTGCTGAAAGCGGGCGAAGCGAAGGTGCGTTTCGCCTCTGCCGCCTATGCGCAGACCCGCTTTGGCTCACTGCCGGCCGACTATGATGGCTCGGCGCGCATGTCCGCTCTCAGTTTTCGCAGCGACGATCTGGCGAAGGTAAAGGCGTCGCTTCTGCTGGGGGATATTCCGTTTCGTGAGGAGCCGGAAGCGATTGTGGTCGCGGCGGAACAGGGCTTTAACGTGGCGCTGCGGTTTCATCTGTAA
- a CDS encoding TetR/AcrR family transcriptional regulator has translation MNTERSLKAAEIIDHTRTLLTSGGYKSFSYADLAERVQIRKASIHHHFPNKADLVQAVVSDYRQQARAGMSATSQHFAGDALGEINGYVNYWATCIKENNSPFCICVMLAVELPLLPQEVAKEVNGHFADLTEWLTDVFTRGEKSGVFILNESAATEASSFMAIVHGAMIAARAFDNPDLFLQIVQPAINKLRKTA, from the coding sequence ATGAATACCGAACGTTCACTGAAAGCCGCAGAAATCATTGACCACACCAGAACGCTGCTCACCTCAGGCGGTTATAAAAGTTTTAGCTACGCTGATTTAGCCGAACGCGTGCAGATCCGCAAAGCCAGTATTCATCACCATTTCCCCAACAAAGCTGATTTAGTTCAGGCGGTAGTGAGTGACTATCGTCAGCAGGCCCGGGCTGGCATGAGCGCAACCAGTCAGCATTTCGCCGGAGACGCGCTGGGCGAAATTAATGGCTATGTGAATTACTGGGCAACCTGTATTAAAGAAAACAATTCGCCCTTCTGCATTTGCGTGATGCTGGCGGTAGAATTACCCCTCTTGCCTCAAGAGGTAGCAAAGGAAGTTAACGGACATTTTGCCGATCTTACCGAATGGCTGACTGACGTATTCACCAGAGGCGAGAAGAGCGGAGTATTTATACTTAATGAAAGCGCAGCGACTGAGGCCAGCTCTTTTATGGCAATAGTACATGGCGCAATGATCGCCGCGCGTGCTTTCGATAATCCCGATCTGTTCCTGCAAATTGTCCAGCCGGCAATCAATAAGTTACGTAAAACTGCCTGA